One segment of Bacteroidales bacterium DNA contains the following:
- a CDS encoding FecR family protein: MVNNNIDKIFKDKVESLNRLPREVKWNKKIGWENYSKTFLNDKHMLKKRTVYISSAAAVILILITIILFNTHNNSTQYIIVENTTNKTKKIALPDGNGVWLNKKTKIIYPSKIKGKECNIEIKGEAYFEINNKSCDTYIITAQNAVITVQDKSNFNIRAYTKEVNVDITVKTGIVKVGEKNNKEGLALLIKEDHYCSVHKSAKLVFSAVNQNENYLTWKTGKFVFSNTPVITITELLSEYYGKQVVVENEDIAYCLVTNSFDNIPLEKILNEIKNQLNLEIKNTGNKIILSGEDC, from the coding sequence ATGGTGAATAACAATATTGATAAAATCTTTAAAGATAAAGTTGAATCTTTAAACAGGCTTCCGAGAGAAGTAAAATGGAACAAAAAGATTGGTTGGGAAAACTATTCAAAAACCTTTCTTAATGATAAGCATATGTTAAAAAAGCGAACTGTATATATAAGTTCGGCAGCAGCTGTTATTCTGATACTAATTACGATAATCCTTTTCAATACACATAATAATTCAACTCAATACATAATTGTTGAAAATACAACAAATAAAACGAAGAAGATTGCATTGCCCGACGGTAACGGAGTTTGGTTAAATAAAAAAACAAAAATAATATACCCTTCAAAGATAAAAGGTAAGGAATGTAATATTGAAATTAAAGGAGAAGCATATTTTGAAATAAACAACAAAAGTTGCGACACTTATATTATAACTGCTCAAAATGCTGTGATAACTGTACAGGACAAATCTAATTTTAATATAAGAGCTTACACAAAAGAAGTAAATGTTGATATAACCGTTAAAACCGGAATTGTTAAAGTAGGAGAAAAGAACAACAAAGAAGGATTGGCATTACTGATAAAAGAAGATCATTATTGTTCGGTACATAAGTCGGCAAAATTGGTTTTCTCTGCTGTGAACCAAAATGAAAATTATTTAACTTGGAAAACCGGAAAATTTGTATTTAGCAATACTCCGGTAATAACGATAACCGAGCTGCTTTCCGAATATTACGGAAAACAAGTTGTAGTTGAAAATGAAGACATTGCATATTGTTTAGTCACAAATTCTTTTGATAATATTCCTTTAGAAAAAATATTAAATGAAATAAAAAATCAGCTTAATCTTGAAATTAAAAATACCGGCAATAAAATTATTCTTTCAGGTGAAGATTGTTAA
- the add gene encoding adenosine deaminase, whose protein sequence is MKKITKEFLHSLPKAELHCHLDGSMRVETIIDLAKQQNVKLPESDPKKLEKLLIAGPWCESLVDYLRAFDITTSVLQTAESLRRATYELAEDAASENVRYMEIRFSPLLHTEKGLNLTHVVDAVIKGKEQAEKDFNIIIGIIVCGLRHFSPDKSLTLAELSVAYKNAGVVGYDLAGAEENFPAKDHKEAFYLIINNNINTTAHAGEAYGPESIHQALHVINANRIGHGTRLREDGDLLNYINDHRIPLEMCITSNVQTKAVKDLKSHPVKFYFNYGIRVTLNTDNRLISGTTLTEEYWLAVKEFGFTAPELKYLILNGFKSAFLPHNKKVELIKSVMKELEEKGLKIVTDYM, encoded by the coding sequence ATGAAAAAAATAACAAAAGAATTCTTACACAGCCTGCCTAAAGCTGAACTTCACTGTCATCTCGACGGTTCAATGAGAGTTGAAACCATTATTGACCTTGCAAAACAACAAAATGTTAAATTACCGGAATCAGACCCTAAAAAATTAGAGAAATTATTAATTGCCGGTCCTTGGTGTGAAAGCCTTGTTGACTATTTAAGAGCATTTGACATAACGACATCTGTTTTGCAAACAGCCGAATCCTTAAGAAGAGCTACATATGAATTAGCAGAAGATGCAGCATCAGAAAATGTAAGATATATGGAAATAAGATTTTCTCCCTTATTGCATACTGAAAAAGGGTTGAATTTAACACATGTTGTTGATGCTGTTATTAAAGGAAAAGAACAGGCCGAAAAAGATTTTAATATTATTATAGGTATCATTGTATGCGGTTTAAGACATTTTTCTCCTGATAAATCTTTAACTTTAGCTGAATTATCGGTTGCCTATAAAAATGCCGGTGTAGTCGGATATGATTTAGCCGGAGCAGAAGAAAATTTTCCTGCAAAAGACCATAAAGAAGCATTTTATTTAATTATTAATAACAATATTAACACAACTGCTCATGCCGGTGAAGCATACGGTCCTGAATCAATACACCAAGCATTGCATGTTATAAATGCTAACAGAATAGGACACGGAACAAGATTAAGAGAAGACGGTGATTTATTGAATTACATAAACGACCACAGAATTCCGCTTGAAATGTGCATCACTTCTAATGTGCAAACAAAAGCCGTAAAAGATTTAAAAAGTCATCCCGTAAAATTCTATTTTAACTACGGAATAAGAGTAACATTAAATACCGATAACCGCTTGATATCAGGAACAACTTTAACAGAAGAATATTGGCTTGCCGTTAAAGAATTCGGTTTTACAGCACCTGAGCTTAAATATTTAATTCTCAACGGATTTAAATCTGCTTTCTTGCCTCATAATAAAAAAGTTGAATTAATTAAAAGTGTAATGAAAGAACTTGAAGAAAAAGGATTGAAGATTGTTACGGATTATATGTAG
- a CDS encoding HAD family hydrolase, producing the protein MHYKHIIWDYNGTLLNDINLCVDVINDMLSSRKLPIMTVDKYRELFDFPVKDYYAKIGFDFEKESFEIVGTEFIVEYDKRQKSSELHTGVKELLAEIKKQGIKQSILSARKEEQLLEELNDFGIINCFQEVVGLNDHYAGGKTESGIKLISRLGISKDKILMIGDTKHDAEVAKEAGIDCILVSHGHHMREKLETCGVKVFESLEGVSTIIF; encoded by the coding sequence ATGCATTACAAACATATAATTTGGGATTATAACGGAACTTTATTAAACGATATAAATCTTTGCGTTGATGTTATTAATGATATGCTGTCAAGCAGAAAATTGCCGATAATGACTGTTGATAAATACAGAGAATTATTCGATTTTCCGGTAAAAGATTATTATGCAAAAATTGGTTTTGATTTCGAAAAAGAATCATTTGAAATTGTAGGAACTGAGTTTATTGTCGAATATGATAAAAGACAAAAGTCATCCGAACTTCATACAGGAGTAAAAGAATTATTGGCTGAAATAAAAAAGCAAGGGATAAAACAATCAATATTATCAGCAAGAAAAGAAGAACAACTTTTGGAGGAGCTTAATGATTTCGGGATAATTAACTGTTTTCAAGAAGTTGTAGGATTAAATGATCATTATGCAGGCGGTAAAACAGAGAGCGGAATAAAATTAATATCAAGACTCGGAATATCAAAGGATAAGATTTTAATGATTGGTGATACAAAACATGATGCAGAAGTTGCAAAAGAGGCAGGAATAGATTGTATTTTGGTTTCTCACGGGCATCATATGAGAGAAAAGTTGGAGACTTGCGGGGTGAAGGTTTTTGAGAGTTTAGAAGGTGTCAGTACTATTATTTTTTAA
- the yaaA gene encoding peroxide stress protein YaaA — protein sequence MLLIISPAKKLNINAKKARGMMCNYIIKNKLTDPADLKEFDYGNYYYNEELSSNNNFIFIR from the coding sequence ATGTTACTTATCATTTCACCTGCAAAAAAGTTAAATATTAATGCAAAAAAAGCAAGAGGTATGATGTGTAATTATATAATAAAGAACAAACTTACAGACCCCGCTGATTTAAAGGAATTTGATTATGGAAATTATTATTATAATGAAGAACTTTCATCAAACAATAATTTTATTTTCATCAGGTAA
- a CDS encoding polysaccharide biosynthesis tyrosine autokinase: protein MDEIKNNQENSSQGIELKKYLFKAVSYWYLFVIFIVASFFFARWINMHAIPTYGLHATVMLMDESNEEEVAGGLTLFSKRKNLNTQMGILKSYSLTEETVTELEFGVSYFRDEKFRKNYEIYKKAPFIVNFDTTYDQYIGLPVYVTFKNENEVQISIEKFEIEKTIKIGEQFVCNNFSFNITKRDSLPFNNNIPGNKYFFQKNSINNIVRSYLGRLEIEVSPEKSSILWLWLVGTVPQKDADYLNKLIEIYIRNGLVEKNKKAAGIIKFIDQQLEGVSDSLQKTESNLQIFKQKTRTLDISNEGMLLLTRLTEFQKDLVGQKRKLSYYQYLHDQLISNKTVVSLTAPTVMEINDPVLLGYLEKLSEYTIERDILDFSVRSDIPISEKLDMQIQKIQDQIFVHAKKNIEVTENEINSIKANINIVNRDINKLPVSERQIINIERKFNINDELYTHLLKRRMEAAITQASNKADTKMLDIARPETAVKKSPDTSGNTKKGILFGILIPILIIVAGEFFNNKINDKSDIESRTSISIYGTVGRNKHNNNLPVVAFPKSPISESFRAIRTNLQYVLKSKDNKIIVVTSSISGEGKSFISSNIAAVLAISDKKTLLVGLDLRKPKLQIDFKYNNEFGLSSYLVEHSEYEQVVQETAIQNLYVALSGQVPPNPAELIESERMKEFFVKAVEDFDYIIIDTPPIAVVTDALLLAETADSFLFVMRQGYSSKNVIKLINDVKKDNDLSNIGIILNEVHIKRGYGYSHGYGYGYGYGYGQGYYDDLDQSKNSKFQKIINIFKKNKNEKI, encoded by the coding sequence ATGGATGAAATAAAAAACAATCAAGAGAATTCTTCTCAAGGTATAGAATTGAAAAAATATCTTTTTAAAGCTGTATCATACTGGTATTTATTTGTAATTTTTATTGTTGCTTCATTTTTCTTTGCAAGATGGATTAATATGCATGCTATTCCTACATACGGATTACATGCAACAGTTATGCTTATGGATGAAAGTAATGAAGAAGAAGTTGCCGGAGGATTAACTTTGTTCAGTAAACGGAAAAATTTAAACACCCAAATGGGAATTTTAAAATCATATTCTTTAACTGAAGAAACCGTTACAGAATTAGAGTTTGGAGTTTCATATTTCAGAGATGAGAAATTCAGAAAAAATTATGAGATATATAAAAAAGCACCGTTTATCGTAAATTTTGATACAACTTATGATCAATATATCGGATTGCCTGTTTATGTTACATTTAAGAATGAGAACGAAGTACAAATTTCAATTGAGAAGTTTGAAATTGAAAAAACAATAAAAATCGGAGAACAATTTGTCTGTAACAACTTTAGTTTTAATATCACAAAAAGAGACAGTTTGCCTTTTAATAATAATATACCGGGGAATAAGTATTTTTTTCAAAAAAACAGTATTAATAATATTGTACGAAGTTATTTAGGACGACTTGAAATTGAAGTAAGCCCTGAAAAAAGTTCAATACTTTGGCTTTGGTTAGTAGGAACGGTTCCTCAAAAAGATGCTGATTATTTGAATAAATTAATTGAAATATATATAAGGAACGGTTTAGTTGAAAAGAATAAAAAAGCTGCCGGCATTATTAAATTTATTGATCAACAACTTGAAGGAGTTTCAGATTCTCTTCAAAAAACTGAAAGTAATCTGCAAATATTTAAACAAAAAACCCGTACGCTGGATATAAGTAATGAAGGGATGTTGTTGTTAACAAGATTAACAGAATTCCAAAAGGATCTTGTGGGACAAAAAAGAAAATTATCATATTATCAATATTTGCATGATCAATTAATTTCAAATAAAACAGTTGTTTCATTAACTGCACCAACTGTAATGGAGATAAATGATCCGGTTTTATTAGGATATTTAGAAAAGTTATCTGAATATACTATAGAAAGAGATATTCTTGACTTCAGTGTAAGAAGTGATATTCCAATTTCGGAAAAGTTAGATATGCAAATACAAAAGATACAAGATCAAATATTTGTACATGCCAAAAAAAATATTGAAGTTACTGAAAATGAGATTAACAGCATAAAAGCAAATATAAACATTGTAAACCGTGATATTAATAAACTTCCGGTGTCAGAAAGACAAATAATTAATATTGAAAGAAAATTTAATATTAATGATGAATTGTACACCCATCTGTTAAAACGAAGAATGGAAGCCGCTATTACTCAAGCGTCTAATAAGGCAGATACAAAAATGCTTGATATAGCAAGACCTGAAACAGCCGTAAAAAAATCTCCTGATACTTCCGGAAATACTAAAAAAGGAATTCTTTTCGGAATACTTATTCCGATACTGATAATAGTAGCCGGAGAATTCTTTAATAATAAAATTAATGATAAAAGTGATATTGAAAGCAGAACTTCAATTTCTATTTACGGAACAGTAGGAAGAAACAAACATAACAATAATTTGCCTGTTGTTGCCTTTCCAAAGTCACCCATTTCGGAATCTTTCAGGGCTATACGAACAAATTTACAATATGTTTTAAAAAGTAAGGATAATAAAATTATTGTTGTTACTTCGTCAATCAGTGGTGAAGGAAAATCATTTATTTCTTCAAATATTGCAGCAGTTTTAGCTATTTCTGATAAAAAAACTTTACTGGTAGGTTTAGATCTCAGAAAACCAAAGTTACAAATTGATTTTAAATATAATAATGAATTCGGTTTAAGTTCATATCTCGTTGAGCATTCCGAATATGAGCAAGTTGTACAAGAAACTGCGATTCAAAATTTATATGTAGCCTTATCGGGGCAGGTGCCTCCGAATCCTGCAGAGCTTATTGAGTCTGAAAGGATGAAAGAATTTTTTGTAAAAGCTGTGGAAGATTTTGATTATATTATTATTGATACACCTCCGATTGCTGTGGTAACAGATGCTCTTTTATTAGCGGAAACAGCAGATTCTTTTCTTTTTGTTATGAGACAAGGATATTCTTCAAAGAATGTAATAAAACTGATAAATGATGTAAAAAAAGACAATGATTTAAGTAACATAGGAATCATCTTAAACGAAGTTCATATTAAAAGAGGTTATGGTTACAGTCACGGCTACGGCTATGGCTATGGTTACGGCTACGGGCAGGGATATTATGATGATCTTGATCAGTCGAAAAATTCAAAATTTCAAAAAATTATTAATATTTTCAAAAAAAACAAAAATGAAAAAATTTGA
- a CDS encoding polysaccharide biosynthesis/export family protein — protein sequence MNRFYFFITIISLVILSSSCNKRLRYIYNEDQKNDTIYEYIVNSEPYRLKPNDVLHINIITTDSEINDLFKIGDQNNDLNRNSAGGNFYLSGFTVNDSGYVDVPILGSILARGKTVQEFRSDVTDITYKYLNEAIVNVKLVSFKISFLGEVANSGSIFIYQDNIDILEAVSRAGGITEYGKMSNITVVRQEKDKRLVYKLDLSKRELLSSNKFYLYPDDIIIVEPMKAKIAQMNLRDYFFFFSAISSALSTTIIIISLVGN from the coding sequence ATGAACAGATTTTATTTTTTTATAACGATTATTTCTCTTGTCATATTATCTTCTTCGTGTAACAAACGTTTAAGATATATTTATAATGAAGATCAAAAAAACGATACAATTTATGAATATATTGTAAATTCAGAGCCTTACAGGTTAAAACCGAATGATGTTTTACATATTAATATAATTACAACAGATTCTGAAATTAATGATTTATTTAAAATTGGTGATCAAAATAATGATCTTAACAGAAATTCAGCCGGCGGTAATTTTTATTTATCCGGATTTACGGTAAATGACTCCGGTTATGTTGACGTTCCAATTTTAGGAAGTATATTAGCCCGAGGAAAGACAGTTCAAGAATTCAGAAGCGATGTAACAGACATAACTTATAAATATTTGAATGAAGCAATTGTAAATGTTAAATTAGTAAGTTTCAAAATATCATTTCTCGGAGAAGTGGCGAACAGCGGTTCAATATTTATTTATCAAGATAATATTGATATTCTTGAGGCTGTTTCAAGAGCCGGAGGAATTACTGAATATGGTAAAATGAGTAATATAACAGTTGTGAGGCAAGAGAAAGATAAACGTTTGGTTTATAAATTGGATTTATCAAAAAGAGAGTTGCTAAGTTCAAATAAGTTTTATTTATATCCTGATGATATAATAATTGTTGAACCCATGAAAGCAAAGATTGCACAAATGAATTTAAGAGATTACTTTTTCTTCTTTTCAGCAATATCTTCAGCTTTATCTACAACAATTATTATTATTAGTTTGGTTGGTAATTAA
- a CDS encoding aminotransferase class IV, with the protein MFDKKQILYNGQYISGGLAESFSVNRAFLYGDSIFETMFVSKGEIHFFEEHLNRLIQGMKVLKYVVPDKFTVFKDKLKDEILQLMFKNKLFKSARVRLTVFRKSGGLYTPVINEVDYIINVTDPGNEKYVLNNTGYLIDLYDEIKKPINKFSSYKIANSLIYTLAGVYKNERKSDDCLILNERGNIIETISSNIFLVINNKLITPPIEEGCINGIIRNQIINFAKLYEIICTERPVQQNDLLSADEVFLTNSINGIKWVVAYKDKRYFKKMSNFFTNKLNEQFY; encoded by the coding sequence ATGTTTGATAAAAAACAAATACTGTATAACGGTCAATATATTTCAGGTGGTTTAGCTGAATCTTTTTCTGTAAATCGTGCTTTTTTATACGGCGATTCAATTTTTGAAACCATGTTTGTAAGTAAAGGGGAAATTCATTTTTTTGAAGAGCACTTAAATCGTTTAATACAAGGAATGAAAGTTTTAAAATATGTTGTGCCTGACAAATTTACAGTGTTTAAAGATAAACTTAAAGATGAGATATTACAATTAATGTTCAAAAATAAGTTATTTAAATCAGCACGCGTGCGATTAACAGTTTTCAGAAAATCGGGAGGTTTATATACACCTGTTATTAATGAAGTTGATTATATAATAAACGTAACAGATCCGGGTAACGAAAAATATGTTTTAAATAATACAGGTTATCTGATTGATTTATATGATGAAATTAAAAAACCGATTAATAAATTTTCTTCGTATAAAATTGCAAATTCTCTAATTTATACATTAGCAGGTGTTTATAAAAATGAAAGAAAATCGGATGATTGTTTAATTTTAAATGAAAGAGGAAATATTATTGAAACAATTTCATCGAATATCTTTTTAGTAATCAATAACAAACTGATTACTCCTCCGATTGAAGAAGGTTGCATTAACGGCATTATCAGGAATCAAATAATAAATTTTGCAAAACTATATGAAATTATTTGCACAGAACGACCTGTTCAACAGAATGATTTATTATCGGCAGATGAAGTTTTTCTTACAAATTCAATTAACGGAATAAAATGGGTTGTTGCTTATAAAGATAAAAGATATTTTAAGAAAATGTCTAATTTCTTTACCAACAAATTAAATGAACAGTTTTATTGA
- a CDS encoding RNA polymerase sigma factor: MTKKLLAGVKRGNRKAQKEFYDKYSVRMFKLAYRYVNNETDADSIVNYGFFKIFSNLDKFIYKEERSLIAWMKKIIINEALGFLRQNTLFSDISEIEKESVISNVNENNLDLETYYCIIKNLPDDYRTVFNLHAIEGYSHKEISEKLDIKTSSSRVYLTRARKLLQEKLNKNGE, encoded by the coding sequence ATGACGAAAAAATTACTCGCCGGAGTAAAAAGAGGCAACCGAAAGGCACAAAAGGAATTTTACGATAAATACTCCGTGAGAATGTTTAAGCTTGCTTACAGATATGTTAATAATGAAACTGATGCAGACAGCATTGTAAATTACGGATTCTTCAAAATCTTCAGTAATCTTGATAAGTTTATATATAAAGAAGAAAGAAGTTTAATTGCTTGGATGAAGAAAATCATAATTAATGAAGCATTAGGCTTTTTAAGGCAAAATACGTTGTTCAGTGATATTTCTGAAATTGAAAAAGAATCTGTAATTTCAAATGTAAATGAAAACAATCTTGATTTAGAAACATATTACTGTATAATAAAAAACTTACCCGATGATTATCGTACGGTTTTTAACTTACATGCAATTGAAGGATATTCTCATAAAGAGATTTCAGAAAAATTAGACATTAAAACAAGCAGTTCAAGAGTGTATCTTACAAGAGCAAGAAAATTACTTCAAGAAAAATTAAACAAAAATGGTGAATAA
- a CDS encoding nucleotidyltransferase domain-containing protein, producing the protein MKGLKEEILLKIKKYVATIDPSSEVILFGSQARNEEKENSDWDILILTNLPTDLKGEQKFRHKLFELELEYGVAFSTFVYSKQEWNNKHYVTPLYQNIQQDGIRI; encoded by the coding sequence ATGAAGGGCTTGAAAGAAGAAATATTATTAAAAATAAAGAAATACGTTGCAACAATTGACCCAAGTTCAGAAGTCATTCTTTTTGGTTCACAAGCAAGAAATGAAGAAAAAGAAAATTCGGATTGGGATATATTAATTTTAACTAACTTACCGACTGATTTAAAAGGTGAACAAAAGTTTAGACACAAGCTTTTTGAATTGGAGTTAGAGTATGGTGTTGCTTTTTCGACTTTTGTATATTCAAAACAGGAATGGAATAATAAGCATTATGTAACACCGCTTTATCAAAATATTCAACAAGACGGTATAAGAATATGA
- a CDS encoding YqgE/AlgH family protein — translation MESNPDIFKIKHNNIEPKQGLVLVSEPFAPDSIFSRSVVLLAEHNNKGTVGFIINKPVNRKLSQLSKDFGNLDIKVSLGGPVENNNIYYLHTYGKKIPGSIKIKKNLYWGGDFKILQILIESGTIDENRIRFFIGYSGWSEKQLDKEIRKDYWLVSDIDVETVMNYDKEIWNKVVSKLDKRYSIWQHFPENPNLN, via the coding sequence ATGGAATCAAATCCTGACATATTTAAAATTAAGCATAATAACATTGAACCGAAACAAGGGTTAGTGCTTGTATCAGAGCCGTTTGCACCCGACAGCATTTTCAGTCGTTCTGTTGTATTATTAGCAGAACATAATAATAAAGGTACTGTTGGTTTCATTATAAATAAGCCTGTAAACAGAAAATTGTCACAACTTTCTAAAGATTTCGGAAATCTTGACATAAAAGTATCACTCGGAGGCCCTGTTGAAAATAATAATATTTATTATCTCCATACATACGGGAAAAAAATACCCGGAAGTATCAAAATTAAAAAAAACTTGTACTGGGGCGGAGATTTTAAAATCCTCCAAATACTTATTGAATCAGGAACTATTGACGAAAACAGAATTCGTTTTTTTATTGGATATTCCGGATGGTCTGAAAAACAATTAGACAAGGAAATTAGAAAAGACTATTGGCTTGTTTCTGATATTGATGTTGAAACTGTAATGAATTACGATAAAGAAATTTGGAATAAAGTTGTTTCAAAATTAGATAAAAGATACAGTATTTGGCAACATTTTCCTGAAAATCCGAATTTGAATTAA
- a CDS encoding TonB-dependent receptor, with protein sequence MNRKNLISKEITTFKQWSNNSWSVFSSLGKQIRIALLPLSYFLTSVFTLNAQTDTIPIDDVQIISSRVPTLYSEFARVIYTIERNEIKSLPVHSLQDLIEYASNVDVRQRGTEGVQADISIRGGNFEQTLILLNGFKMNDVQTGHHNMNLPVDIESIEKIEILQGPGNRIFGINAYSGAINFITNTEEAKKIKLSLFAGQHNYFGANAGISFSHKNWQNYLSVSGKTSEGYLSDDSINNTDFDVLNLFYETNLKTKIADFIIQAGYSDKSFGANSFYTPKYPWQYENTKTIYAGYKTIRHGKNYNFLKSFYWRRHQDRFELFREDKYTRTGDYFTDGSDTAKYVPGVFADWNYYPGHNYHKTNLISSELKYDIKTLAGKTAVGAEYSHAYIQSNVLGEETEQTIDVPFEKFGSYTKEANRYNVNLYAEHMFRYKKFMIAGGFSSNYNSNYYWNFAGGIDISFDFSKKFKVFASANQAMRLPTFTDLYYDGPTNKGNPNLLPEHALTYEAGLKYHSKGFRANLTGFRREGSNTIDWVRLSDTIDWQPLNITELTTHGAEFSSSYHFAKNSCIKKIAVSYAYIDITKQSAEYISKYALDYLKHKAVFSLHHKIYRKLAASWIVRYEDRAGSYSVYDLSVGDYIGEQDYEPFVLADLKVYWANDRLEIYTEATNLFDKEYYEFGNIKMPERWIKAGVRINLSLL encoded by the coding sequence ATGAACAGAAAAAATCTTATTTCAAAAGAAATTACGACATTTAAACAATGGTCTAACAACTCATGGAGCGTTTTTAGTTCTTTAGGAAAACAAATAAGAATTGCATTATTACCTCTTTCTTATTTCTTAACATCTGTTTTTACTCTTAACGCTCAAACGGACACAATTCCGATTGATGATGTTCAGATCATTTCATCAAGAGTTCCCACACTGTATTCAGAGTTTGCCCGGGTGATTTATACAATTGAAAGAAACGAGATAAAATCATTGCCTGTCCACAGTTTGCAAGATTTGATTGAATACGCAAGCAATGTGGATGTAAGACAAAGAGGAACTGAAGGTGTTCAAGCCGACATCAGTATAAGAGGCGGGAATTTTGAACAAACATTAATCCTCTTAAACGGATTTAAGATGAACGATGTACAAACCGGGCATCATAACATGAACCTGCCGGTTGACATTGAAAGTATTGAAAAAATTGAAATCCTGCAAGGACCCGGGAATCGCATTTTCGGTATTAACGCATACAGTGGTGCAATAAACTTCATAACAAATACAGAAGAAGCAAAAAAAATAAAACTTTCCCTTTTTGCCGGGCAACATAACTATTTCGGAGCTAATGCCGGAATTTCTTTCAGTCATAAAAATTGGCAAAACTATCTGTCCGTTTCAGGAAAAACAAGCGAAGGATATCTGTCTGACGACAGCATCAATAATACAGACTTTGATGTATTGAACCTGTTTTATGAAACAAATTTGAAAACTAAAATTGCCGACTTTATTATCCAAGCCGGATATTCTGACAAATCATTCGGTGCCAACAGTTTTTACACCCCAAAATATCCGTGGCAATACGAAAATACCAAAACAATATACGCAGGATATAAAACAATAAGACACGGAAAAAATTATAACTTCTTAAAAAGTTTTTATTGGAGAAGACATCAAGATCGTTTTGAGTTATTCAGAGAAGATAAATATACCCGAACAGGAGATTACTTTACTGACGGATCGGATACTGCTAAATATGTTCCCGGTGTATTTGCTGATTGGAACTATTATCCCGGACACAATTACCATAAAACCAACCTTATTTCTTCCGAATTAAAATATGACATAAAAACCCTTGCCGGAAAAACGGCCGTAGGTGCAGAATACAGCCATGCTTATATTCAAAGTAATGTTTTAGGGGAAGAAACAGAACAAACAATTGATGTTCCTTTTGAAAAATTCGGATCATATACCAAAGAAGCAAACAGATATAATGTGAATCTTTATGCTGAACATATGTTTAGATATAAGAAATTTATGATTGCCGGAGGTTTCTCATCAAATTATAACAGTAATTATTATTGGAATTTTGCCGGAGGTATTGATATAAGTTTTGACTTCAGCAAGAAATTCAAAGTCTTTGCATCTGCCAACCAAGCAATGAGACTTCCGACTTTTACAGACCTGTATTATGACGGGCCGACAAACAAAGGTAATCCAAACTTATTACCCGAACATGCTTTAACTTACGAAGCCGGGTTGAAATATCATTCAAAAGGGTTTCGTGCAAACTTAACCGGTTTCAGAAGAGAAGGCAGCAACACTATTGATTGGGTAAGGCTTTCCGATACTATTGATTGGCAACCGCTCAATATTACGGAACTGACTACACACGGAGCAGAATTTTCAAGTTCATATCATTTTGCAAAAAACAGCTGTATAAAAAAGATTGCCGTTTCTTATGCCTATATTGATATCACCAAACAAAGTGCTGAATACATATCAAAATATGCATTGGACTATTTAAAACACAAAGCCGTATTTTCATTGCATCATAAAATTTACAGAAAATTGGCTGCAAGTTGGATTGTTCGTTATGAAGATCGAGCCGGCAGTTATTCTGTGTATGATTTATCTGTCGGAGATTATATTGGTGAACAAGACTATGAACCTTTTGTTTTAGCTGATCTGAAAGTTTATTGGGCTAATGATCGTTTGGAAATATATACTGAAGCCACTAATTTATTTGATAAAGAATATTATGAATTCGGGAATATTAAAATGCCGGAGAGGTGGATTAAGGCCGGTGTCAGGATTAATTTGAGCTTACTGTAA